One part of the Streptomyces nigra genome encodes these proteins:
- a CDS encoding AraC family transcriptional regulator produces the protein MDLLEELRTLLARHVRPDWTTAIEGVHIARVDRSEPPVPEMTGTVLAVIAQGAKRLALGDRLFEYGPGEYLVASVDLPVTGQFVRVDPDHPALGFGMVLEPSAVAELLLQAGPGTGARTGGGTPSGIAVSTASDALLDAVVRLLRLLDEPRDRPVLAPLIKREILWRVITGEQGATVRQLGLADSGLSHVSRAVRWIREHYAEPFQVEDVARMSGMSTSAFYRNFQAVTAMSPIQFQKRIRLQEARLLLATRPGDVTGVGRTVGYDNPSQFSREYRRQFGTPPSRDAARLRHAVNGGPGAPS, from the coding sequence ATGGACCTTCTGGAAGAGCTGAGAACGCTGCTGGCCCGGCATGTGCGGCCCGACTGGACCACCGCGATCGAGGGCGTCCACATCGCGCGCGTGGACCGGTCCGAGCCCCCGGTCCCCGAGATGACGGGGACCGTTCTCGCGGTCATCGCCCAGGGGGCCAAACGGCTCGCCCTGGGGGACCGCCTCTTCGAGTACGGCCCCGGCGAGTACCTGGTCGCCTCCGTGGACCTGCCGGTCACCGGCCAGTTCGTCCGGGTCGACCCCGACCATCCGGCGCTGGGCTTCGGCATGGTGCTGGAGCCCTCGGCGGTCGCGGAGCTGCTGCTCCAGGCCGGCCCGGGGACGGGCGCCCGGACCGGCGGGGGCACACCGTCGGGGATCGCCGTCAGCACCGCCTCCGACGCGCTGCTGGACGCGGTCGTACGGCTGCTGCGGCTGTTGGACGAGCCGCGTGACCGCCCCGTCCTCGCCCCGCTGATCAAGCGGGAGATCCTGTGGCGGGTGATCACCGGCGAGCAGGGCGCGACGGTCCGTCAACTCGGCCTCGCCGACAGCGGGCTGAGCCATGTCTCACGGGCGGTGCGCTGGATCCGCGAGCACTACGCGGAGCCGTTCCAGGTCGAGGACGTGGCCCGGATGTCCGGGATGAGCACGTCGGCCTTCTACCGCAACTTCCAGGCGGTGACGGCGATGAGCCCCATCCAGTTCCAGAAGCGGATCCGTCTGCAGGAGGCCCGGCTGCTGCTCGCCACCCGGCCCGGCGATGTCACCGGGGTCGGCCGCACCGTCGGCTACGACAACCCCTCGCAGTTCAGCCGGGAGTACCGCCGTCAGTTCGGGACACCGCCCAGCCGGGACGCCGCCCGCCTGCGGCACGCGGTGAACGGCGGGCCGGGCGCCCCGTCCTGA
- a CDS encoding GNAT family N-acetyltransferase, with protein MTDPVIRTLTADDTALFDAHPDPLSAAEGHRETVFRAEWKRVALRDGAVVARGAWWGGPDDAQPVNINWFDVAEGEEEAGAALLRSAPWQVELEINLPGDWREDPDLKAAAEARFAAARAAGYTLLVERFQYRWTPDLGLPERPGRLRFAPEPDDAVFFDALRRIHSATYDAHALRAVEEGGLDKAAQEELDFFHWCPSPREWWQVAHTPDGELAGIHIPAHNPSGPTIGFIGVVPEQRGHGYAYDLLAECTHHLVEHGAARVTASTDRGNAPMAAHFAKAGFPVVKERINFEPPAAN; from the coding sequence ATGACCGATCCGGTCATCCGCACGCTCACCGCCGACGACACCGCGCTCTTCGACGCCCACCCCGACCCGCTCTCCGCCGCAGAGGGGCATCGGGAGACGGTGTTCCGTGCCGAGTGGAAGAGGGTGGCCCTGCGCGACGGAGCCGTCGTCGCCCGCGGCGCCTGGTGGGGCGGCCCGGACGACGCGCAGCCGGTGAACATCAACTGGTTCGACGTCGCCGAGGGCGAGGAGGAGGCCGGCGCCGCGCTGCTGCGCTCGGCGCCCTGGCAGGTCGAGTTGGAGATCAACCTGCCCGGCGACTGGCGCGAGGACCCTGACCTCAAGGCCGCCGCCGAGGCCCGCTTCGCCGCCGCTCGCGCCGCCGGCTACACCCTTCTCGTGGAGCGCTTCCAGTACCGCTGGACGCCCGACCTCGGACTGCCCGAGCGCCCCGGACGTCTGCGGTTCGCACCCGAACCGGACGACGCCGTCTTCTTCGACGCCCTGCGCCGTATCCACTCCGCCACCTACGACGCGCACGCGCTGCGGGCCGTCGAGGAGGGCGGCCTCGACAAGGCCGCTCAGGAGGAGCTGGACTTCTTCCACTGGTGCCCCTCGCCGCGCGAGTGGTGGCAGGTCGCCCACACCCCCGACGGCGAACTCGCCGGCATCCACATACCGGCGCACAACCCGTCCGGGCCGACCATCGGGTTCATCGGCGTCGTCCCCGAACAGCGCGGCCACGGCTACGCCTACGACCTGCTCGCCGAGTGCACCCATCATCTCGTCGAGCACGGCGCCGCGCGCGTGACCGCCTCGACCGACCGGGGCAACGCCCCCATGGCCGCGCACTTCGCCAAGGCGGGCTTCCCCGTCGTCAAGGAGCGCATCAACTTCGAGCCGCCCGCCGCGAACTGA